The Haloplanus natans DSM 17983 genome has a segment encoding these proteins:
- a CDS encoding HalOD1 output domain-containing protein, producing the protein MTVERSPVNADSRTYSSEIYWHDPEGSYSVTESIVSAVEDYTTWSRNDIGELARSLPTNPLNRLLGGHGTSLPSLDGKFRFRYRNLLVTVDPTGRITLVKRKVTDCG; encoded by the coding sequence ATGACCGTCGAGCGCTCCCCAGTCAACGCTGATTCGAGGACGTACAGTAGCGAAATTTACTGGCACGACCCGGAAGGTAGTTACTCCGTTACCGAGAGCATCGTCAGTGCCGTGGAAGATTACACGACCTGGTCACGGAACGACATCGGCGAATTAGCCCGGTCGCTGCCGACGAATCCACTCAACAGGCTACTCGGCGGCCACGGTACCAGCCTCCCCAGTCTTGACGGGAAGTTTAGATTCAGATACCGTAACCTACTGGTTACCGTCGACCCCACCGGTCGGATTACACTCGTCAAACGGAAAGTGACCGACTGTGGCTGA
- a CDS encoding HalOD1 output domain-containing protein codes for MEYDDSKYSEPVDFLIIEAADFLSEDPADLPPLIEYIDPDALNTLLTHNTPEGADVVDWAVEFRWGEILVSVTSTGKVEFIHSESEDPELSQFLEQSAGLQSLSD; via the coding sequence GTGGAGTACGATGATTCCAAGTACAGCGAGCCGGTAGACTTCTTGATCATCGAGGCGGCAGACTTTTTATCCGAAGACCCAGCCGACCTCCCGCCGCTCATCGAGTATATTGACCCCGACGCGCTCAACACGTTATTGACTCATAATACACCGGAGGGGGCAGATGTCGTCGACTGGGCTGTGGAGTTCCGGTGGGGCGAGATATTGGTATCGGTCACGTCGACTGGCAAAGTGGAGTTTATCCACTCAGAGTCGGAGGATCCCGAGTTGTCGCAGTTCCTCGAACAGTCGGCTGGCCTCCAGTCACTCTCCGATTGA
- the tnpA gene encoding IS200/IS605 family transposase has translation MKTTRHATYNLNYHIVWLPKSRRTDGSADIAEPCSAQYRQSVLVNEVATRARSILHEIANDKGVEILDLTVQPDHVHLFVSSPPKNGPALLANWFKGISSRKYNHRYADHDGEKIGWARGYYAGTAGHVSSETVENYIQQHKQGDS, from the coding sequence ATGAAGACCACACGGCACGCGACCTACAACCTCAACTACCACATAGTGTGGTTGCCGAAGTCTCGCAGAACCGATGGTTCTGCGGACATCGCGGAGCCGTGCTCCGCTCAGTACCGCCAGTCGGTACTCGTCAACGAGGTTGCCACTCGTGCCCGGTCCATCCTCCACGAAATAGCCAACGACAAAGGCGTCGAAATTCTCGACCTTACCGTACAGCCCGACCACGTTCACCTGTTCGTCAGTAGCCCGCCCAAGAACGGACCGGCACTACTCGCCAACTGGTTCAAGGGCATCTCCTCGCGCAAGTACAACCACCGATACGCCGACCACGACGGCGAGAAAATCGGATGGGCGCGAGGGTACTACGCAGGGACTGCCGGGCACGTTTCGAGTGAGACGGTCGAGAACTACATCCAACAGCACAAGCAGGGCGATTCGTGA
- a CDS encoding PAS domain S-box protein — MTLTIEGGLVALLGDDAAQGWETLVDHVAIERERIDRKPFEEIEQWSEVDAVLCTAKTAQQSYVEEELPAEVPLVAVDVASEVIQFRDPHSLSTTDTVDLTTVQGGLEGLLGGSTSGSESSGVFDTRDPRRSPSDELEDISRTTFREQVMMHAGEPLVIADAETSIIVEANEAATELFCRSRGSLIGSEQWELHPFEERDEYRKAFSAAVQEGYDTVHSKPGDEIWIERPGGERVPVDITGKTITLDGRTYIVGVFRDATERVERLRTIERQAKAMDASLTGISILDPEGVYIYMNEAHAAILGYDDPGDLLGKTWRSIYDEERIKYIEQQVFPELRDRDVWEGDLVGQQPDGSAIPQHVHLTELSDGGLICVNRDRSDEHQRESRLRAIRERVETFVTAADTEVVIDELLRAVKDIVDQPIAGYWKHDAEANQLVQACVSDAADELSLPSPTFGPDDSSLAWQAFQAGEMRYYPNLANETDTHAPEPALQSEVIVPVGSHGVLLVGSSVADDFSATERDFLGILAMHTETALQLLANRQALEESQAQIDTERRQLRDIIDQVPHLIFVKDPDGRFVLANEATAEAYGTTVDDLEGRTDADFAASKEEVEAFRADDQTVLSENKSLHRSEERLTDAEGTERVLDTLKSPFEPADDDADRAVLGVATDITEHKQTELALRREQQLNSLSRVGELYTRSVSAQEMARTGTEAIVEALDAVAAQMYLFDPESAQLERAASAGELPDAATDRDTISPGEHFAWQAFSQHEAASRDSDVDPEIDSEDCDGLTRVVTRLPAHGVLVIYLPTDVESDSTFIHTVARNLTATLDRTADEKRLEQLNDRLCEQNDRLEKKTSIAEEFRQAHERLITASSPDTVFDILVEFGASQGTNAWVGAWDARRKRLTPITEAVDGGPATEHGDTVADAPDASPLFTAVRQGTPTKISDVRTQTDYEAWSQRLLRFGYQSSVALPISRNGLPCAALEIVSADSGGIPDEVVDYAVTLCNCAGLLLEQLSQRSSSSMSIIDIDFPEEQFFFEHADTEMRIDSEEVHFVGDKILLDGKAEAADEDALRSYLADRPGVADIDVTPKGEDYLFGIKIVDGPTTPVVEFKQQLDRCNATLRAVSTDAEAETVTVQVPTQSVTDLLEGLEDTVGTCALRTKRPTGQAAESASRRALLSELTERQVEIISAAYQLGYYEQPKSTTGEELAEQFDLSASTVHQHLRSGARKIISQLFETPDH; from the coding sequence ATGACATTGACAATTGAGGGTGGACTCGTTGCCCTGTTGGGAGACGATGCGGCGCAGGGTTGGGAGACATTAGTAGATCATGTGGCCATCGAAAGAGAACGTATCGACCGGAAACCGTTCGAAGAGATCGAACAGTGGAGCGAGGTCGACGCCGTTCTTTGCACTGCAAAGACAGCACAGCAGTCGTACGTTGAGGAGGAACTCCCTGCGGAAGTCCCGCTTGTCGCGGTCGACGTTGCGTCTGAGGTGATTCAATTTCGGGATCCGCATTCGCTGTCGACCACCGATACCGTAGACCTGACTACCGTCCAGGGCGGGCTTGAGGGATTGCTGGGGGGGTCGACTTCGGGCAGTGAGTCGTCCGGGGTGTTCGACACGCGTGATCCTCGCCGCTCTCCCAGCGACGAACTCGAGGACATCTCCCGGACTACGTTCCGCGAACAGGTGATGATGCACGCAGGGGAACCGCTCGTTATCGCCGACGCGGAGACCAGTATCATCGTCGAGGCGAACGAAGCGGCGACCGAGCTCTTTTGTCGGTCGCGTGGCTCGCTGATTGGCTCTGAACAGTGGGAGCTGCATCCGTTCGAGGAGCGCGACGAGTACCGGAAAGCCTTCTCAGCAGCCGTACAGGAAGGGTACGATACCGTTCATTCCAAACCTGGTGATGAGATCTGGATCGAGCGCCCCGGTGGTGAACGCGTACCGGTCGATATCACCGGGAAGACGATTACTCTCGATGGACGGACGTACATCGTTGGCGTGTTCCGCGACGCGACGGAGCGGGTCGAACGACTGCGGACGATCGAACGGCAGGCAAAGGCGATGGATGCATCGTTGACGGGGATCTCGATCCTTGATCCCGAGGGCGTGTACATCTACATGAACGAAGCCCACGCGGCAATCCTTGGATATGACGATCCTGGGGACCTCTTAGGTAAGACATGGCGATCAATATACGACGAGGAGCGGATCAAATACATCGAGCAGCAGGTGTTCCCTGAACTTCGCGACCGAGACGTCTGGGAGGGCGATCTCGTAGGCCAGCAACCGGATGGTTCAGCCATTCCACAGCACGTACATTTGACAGAGCTCTCCGATGGCGGTCTCATCTGTGTCAACCGGGATCGAAGTGACGAACACCAGCGAGAGAGCCGCTTACGGGCGATTCGGGAGCGAGTCGAAACGTTCGTTACTGCTGCTGATACGGAGGTGGTGATCGATGAACTGCTCCGGGCGGTCAAGGACATCGTCGACCAGCCTATCGCAGGCTACTGGAAACACGACGCGGAGGCGAACCAACTCGTTCAGGCGTGTGTTTCTGACGCGGCGGACGAGCTTTCGCTGCCCTCGCCGACGTTCGGTCCCGATGACTCAAGCCTCGCGTGGCAGGCCTTCCAAGCTGGCGAGATGCGGTACTACCCCAACCTTGCCAACGAGACGGACACGCACGCCCCCGAACCTGCGCTGCAATCGGAGGTAATTGTCCCTGTAGGATCACATGGAGTGTTGTTGGTCGGGTCATCCGTCGCGGACGATTTCTCGGCTACAGAGCGTGACTTCCTCGGAATTCTGGCGATGCACACAGAGACGGCGCTGCAACTGCTCGCCAACCGCCAAGCGTTGGAGGAATCCCAAGCCCAAATCGATACAGAACGAAGACAGCTACGTGACATCATCGACCAGGTACCCCACCTGATCTTCGTAAAAGATCCTGATGGACGATTCGTGTTAGCGAACGAGGCGACGGCGGAAGCGTACGGGACGACCGTCGATGATCTTGAAGGGAGGACAGATGCCGACTTCGCAGCGAGCAAAGAAGAAGTCGAAGCCTTCCGCGCTGACGATCAGACAGTGCTTTCCGAGAACAAGTCGCTCCATCGATCTGAAGAGCGACTGACTGACGCTGAGGGGACCGAGCGAGTGCTCGATACGTTGAAGTCTCCATTCGAGCCAGCTGACGACGATGCCGACCGGGCAGTGCTCGGCGTCGCGACAGATATCACAGAGCACAAGCAGACTGAACTCGCCTTACGCCGCGAGCAACAATTGAACTCGCTGAGTCGGGTTGGAGAATTATACACTCGTAGCGTGTCTGCTCAAGAGATGGCCCGGACAGGTACCGAAGCTATCGTTGAGGCACTCGACGCCGTCGCTGCACAGATGTACCTGTTCGACCCCGAGTCGGCGCAACTCGAACGGGCAGCCAGTGCTGGTGAACTCCCCGATGCGGCCACGGACCGTGATACGATTTCTCCGGGCGAGCATTTCGCGTGGCAAGCATTCAGTCAGCACGAAGCGGCATCCCGTGATAGCGATGTCGACCCTGAGATAGATAGCGAAGACTGCGACGGGCTCACACGGGTCGTGACTCGCCTGCCGGCTCACGGTGTGCTCGTAATATACCTACCGACCGACGTCGAAAGCGACAGTACGTTCATCCACACGGTAGCGAGGAATCTCACTGCAACGTTGGATCGGACCGCCGACGAGAAGCGGTTGGAACAGCTCAACGATAGACTCTGCGAGCAGAACGACCGACTCGAAAAAAAGACCTCGATTGCGGAGGAATTTCGCCAAGCGCACGAGCGGCTGATCACCGCGTCGTCACCGGACACGGTGTTCGACATACTGGTTGAATTCGGCGCGAGTCAGGGGACCAACGCGTGGGTTGGTGCGTGGGATGCGCGTCGGAAGCGGCTCACGCCGATCACTGAAGCGGTCGATGGAGGGCCAGCGACCGAACACGGCGACACCGTCGCTGACGCGCCTGACGCGTCGCCCCTGTTCACAGCCGTCAGGCAGGGTACGCCGACGAAAATTTCCGATGTGCGCACGCAAACTGACTACGAGGCGTGGTCACAGCGACTGCTGCGGTTCGGATACCAGTCCTCGGTCGCACTCCCGATCAGCCGGAACGGCCTCCCCTGCGCGGCCCTCGAAATCGTCAGCGCCGACAGTGGAGGCATTCCCGACGAAGTCGTCGACTACGCCGTGACGCTGTGCAACTGTGCGGGCCTCCTCCTCGAACAGTTGTCTCAGCGGTCCTCTTCGAGTATGTCTATCATCGACATCGACTTTCCGGAGGAGCAGTTCTTTTTCGAGCACGCAGACACTGAGATGCGGATCGACTCCGAGGAAGTGCACTTCGTCGGCGATAAGATACTCCTTGACGGGAAGGCCGAGGCAGCCGACGAGGACGCACTTCGATCGTATCTCGCTGATCGACCTGGCGTCGCTGACATCGACGTGACACCGAAAGGTGAGGACTATTTATTCGGGATTAAAATCGTCGATGGACCGACGACACCCGTGGTCGAGTTCAAGCAGCAACTGGACCGCTGCAATGCGACGCTACGGGCGGTATCGACCGACGCGGAAGCGGAGACGGTCACAGTGCAGGTTCCCACTCAATCGGTAACCGACCTGCTCGAGGGGCTTGAGGATACCGTCGGGACGTGCGCGCTTCGAACCAAGCGACCCACCGGCCAAGCTGCTGAGAGTGCATCTCGACGGGCCCTGCTGAGTGAACTGACCGAGCGGCAAGTCGAGATTATATCGGCAGCGTATCAGCTCGGTTACTACGAACAACCGAAATCGACGACTGGGGAGGAGCTAGCCGAGCAGTTCGACCTGTCGGCATCGACGGTCCACCAGCACTTACGCAGCGGTGCGCGCAAGATCATCTCACAATTGTTCGAAACCCCCGATCACTGA
- a CDS encoding PadR family transcriptional regulator, with product MPISKDEFRSIDEDGPPLPDLAPDTTQGAVYRFLLEHADQAFRQREIVDTVDVPEGSVGPTLKRLEGHGLVEHRDRFWTIADAEHAVASAGLHGAATADDIDGRFSDGDVEAWMETAVDPIESETEQEEP from the coding sequence ATGCCCATCTCGAAAGACGAGTTCCGCTCTATCGACGAGGACGGGCCCCCGCTTCCCGATCTCGCGCCGGACACCACGCAGGGTGCGGTCTATCGCTTCCTCCTCGAGCACGCCGACCAGGCGTTTCGCCAGCGGGAGATCGTCGACACTGTCGACGTGCCCGAAGGGAGCGTCGGCCCCACGCTGAAGCGCCTCGAAGGACACGGCCTCGTCGAACACCGCGACCGATTCTGGACGATCGCCGACGCCGAGCACGCGGTCGCGTCGGCAGGGCTTCACGGCGCTGCCACGGCCGACGACATCGACGGCAGGTTCTCCGACGGCGACGTCGAGGCGTGGATGGAGACCGCGGTCGACCCCATCGAGTCGGAGACCGAACAAGAAGAGCCGTAA
- a CDS encoding IS1595 family transposase translates to MCTDRPALGEMLEYLVTLGAIEFRPEPLDAIVERRLKAIWAARSCPNCGEDTLQALDGSDRIWCGRCDWKTTYTRGTPFYDSELAPGEFLIAFILYADTLLSINQIAFLLSPSYKTLYDRIKETETAFVRGFPTVWERISQTVGGPTQVDETQQVCSGFKGKEPPREGLNRGGSPEGGRTRWTGEQGDEVTLVAACRDVLRVVSAAEGTDYEDDLAPVIEQAADLSQPLGEVWTDGLPAYQGMEHDHRYVVHDDGYVSDQGVHTNQAECLWSLLQPWLAKFRGLSKQGLEQAARTYGFLRSLNLTRAPVHALIDCVVVNAFR, encoded by the coding sequence ATGTGCACTGACCGCCCCGCTCTCGGTGAGATGCTAGAGTATCTCGTCACGCTCGGTGCAATAGAGTTTCGCCCGGAGCCGCTCGACGCCATCGTCGAGCGGCGTCTCAAGGCGATCTGGGCAGCTCGCTCCTGTCCGAACTGTGGTGAGGACACGCTCCAGGCGCTTGATGGCTCCGACCGCATCTGGTGTGGTCGCTGTGACTGGAAAACCACGTACACGCGGGGAACCCCGTTCTACGATTCGGAACTCGCCCCCGGCGAGTTCCTCATCGCCTTCATCCTCTACGCCGATACGCTGCTCAGCATCAACCAGATCGCCTTCCTGCTGTCCCCGTCGTACAAGACGCTCTACGACCGGATCAAGGAGACAGAAACCGCGTTCGTGCGAGGGTTTCCGACCGTCTGGGAGCGGATCTCCCAGACGGTCGGTGGCCCGACCCAGGTCGACGAAACCCAGCAGGTGTGCTCGGGGTTCAAAGGGAAAGAGCCGCCACGGGAGGGCCTCAACCGCGGCGGCTCGCCGGAGGGAGGGCGGACACGCTGGACGGGAGAGCAGGGCGACGAGGTGACGCTCGTCGCGGCGTGCCGCGACGTGCTTCGCGTGGTTTCCGCAGCGGAGGGCACGGACTACGAGGACGATTTAGCGCCGGTGATCGAGCAGGCGGCTGACCTCTCCCAGCCGCTGGGAGAGGTCTGGACTGACGGCTTGCCGGCCTACCAAGGCATGGAACACGATCACCGGTACGTCGTCCACGACGATGGATACGTCTCTGACCAGGGCGTCCACACGAACCAGGCAGAGTGTCTTTGGTCGCTGTTGCAGCCGTGGTTGGCGAAGTTCCGCGGCCTGTCCAAGCAGGGCTTGGAACAGGCCGCTCGAACCTACGGGTTCCTCCGGTCGCTGAATCTTACTAGAGCACCGGTCCACGCTCTCATCGATTGCGTCGTCGTCAACGCATTCCGCTAG
- a CDS encoding transcriptional regulator, translated as MSYDTNHVQNAGGTPERITGIHTFTDLVDNVALAALYTNIRSKGTATGPELVDEAAVSKKTVYDYLSTLASAGLITDIGEENSATTYAAEDFELTLTVRDVAVSITPSLVAVLSHQDEYPVIDRVLEEHGLLTFALAHDLVMDHHEGEVTIRQIGDLTGLSSGMTYDLVDAIYAIRDFGESASSPETYTPSTVDSKQHNGDETEE; from the coding sequence ATGTCCTACGACACGAACCACGTCCAGAATGCGGGTGGAACTCCTGAGCGAATCACGGGTATCCATACGTTCACGGACCTCGTAGATAACGTCGCCCTTGCCGCCCTCTATACGAATATCCGCAGCAAAGGGACTGCGACCGGTCCTGAACTCGTCGACGAGGCGGCAGTCTCGAAGAAAACGGTCTACGACTATCTCAGTACACTCGCCAGTGCAGGACTTATTACCGACATCGGCGAAGAGAACAGCGCGACAACCTACGCCGCCGAGGACTTCGAACTGACCCTGACGGTACGAGACGTGGCAGTGTCGATTACACCGTCGCTGGTGGCGGTACTGAGCCATCAAGACGAATATCCTGTCATCGACCGCGTCCTCGAAGAACACGGCCTGTTGACGTTTGCTCTCGCACACGATCTCGTGATGGATCATCACGAAGGAGAAGTCACCATACGCCAGATTGGGGACCTCACAGGCCTCTCCTCCGGGATGACTTACGACCTCGTCGACGCCATCTACGCGATTCGGGACTTCGGTGAGAGTGCGTCCAGCCCAGAGACGTACACTCCATCCACCGTCGACAGTAAGCAGCACAACGGCGACGAGACTGAGGAATGA
- a CDS encoding ParA family protein → MSADEFEGLPGAAVSLLKGGVGKSTIALNIADRLADRGHETVLLDLDKDGHMTTQLGYDDAYDRDANLGDALIDGEDPENLLIETDFGVHLLPSSNELENVETRLKDERFADVKLRRNVVDPLIQNGYDFVIIDAAGGRGKLSDNALIAVQRVIIPLIPRAGSINGLNKMIERQISPIRENIGLDILAVTPNMIRETMGQHNEHRILVENLNREFGSFVPEYARVDPEIFDALDDSGRTIDSIPKPGIRERTAISRAFKQGMPVSEFDEDCDQIPNFDHLADLVEEHSHA, encoded by the coding sequence ATGAGTGCTGACGAGTTTGAAGGACTTCCTGGAGCAGCTGTCTCGTTGCTCAAGGGGGGTGTGGGAAAATCCACAATCGCGCTCAACATCGCTGATCGACTCGCTGACCGCGGCCACGAGACGGTACTACTGGATCTGGATAAGGACGGACACATGACCACCCAGCTTGGGTACGACGATGCGTACGACCGCGATGCGAACCTCGGTGACGCCCTTATCGATGGTGAAGACCCCGAGAACCTACTTATCGAGACGGACTTCGGCGTTCACCTCCTCCCGTCGAGTAACGAACTCGAGAACGTCGAGACGAGGCTGAAGGACGAGCGGTTTGCAGACGTGAAGCTTCGGCGGAATGTCGTCGATCCACTCATCCAAAACGGATACGACTTCGTGATAATTGATGCCGCCGGCGGCCGTGGGAAACTCTCCGATAACGCCCTCATCGCCGTTCAGCGCGTCATTATCCCGCTGATTCCGCGTGCTGGCTCGATCAACGGCCTCAATAAGATGATTGAACGCCAGATCTCCCCAATCCGGGAGAATATCGGGTTAGATATCCTCGCAGTCACTCCGAATATGATTCGCGAAACGATGGGGCAACACAACGAGCATCGGATCCTCGTTGAAAATCTCAACCGAGAGTTCGGTTCGTTCGTCCCTGAGTACGCTCGTGTGGATCCGGAGATCTTCGATGCTCTCGATGATTCGGGACGCACCATCGATAGTATCCCGAAGCCAGGGATTCGCGAACGGACCGCAATTTCCCGCGCCTTCAAGCAAGGAATGCCCGTCTCGGAGTTCGACGAAGATTGCGACCAGATCCCGAATTTCGACCACTTAGCGGACCTCGTGGAGGAACACAGCCATGCCTAA
- a CDS encoding winged helix-turn-helix domain-containing protein produces the protein MSETDRQPTEEVRQPDPPLPEESGLTLEEYLAMQQAIGHPTRFRILRTLVANEELSAADLKAAVDVESHNFHYHLDELVDVGLVDKRQRRTADSQGFYTYYRPTAMGRGILEHGVEELMRREREFNDAYS, from the coding sequence ATGTCCGAAACCGATCGCCAGCCAACAGAGGAGGTTCGTCAGCCGGATCCGCCGCTTCCCGAAGAGAGCGGGCTGACGCTCGAGGAGTACCTCGCGATGCAACAGGCGATCGGCCACCCGACGCGGTTTCGGATCCTTCGCACGCTCGTCGCCAACGAGGAACTGAGTGCTGCCGATCTCAAGGCCGCGGTCGATGTCGAATCCCACAATTTCCACTACCACCTCGACGAACTGGTCGACGTCGGGCTTGTCGACAAGCGCCAGCGACGGACCGCCGACAGCCAAGGCTTCTATACGTACTATCGGCCGACGGCAATGGGGCGGGGTATTCTTGAGCACGGTGTCGAGGAGCTGATGCGCCGTGAACGGGAGTTCAACGACGCCTATTCGTAA
- a CDS encoding DUF7509 family protein: protein MRQRIIDNLPRVAGDSDALAPVRREQFLVYLMGPYRTFDVDALLPADADVETDAPSFATWDDTSGEYAEDEVLRLLQETRDCLRARGFNAFLAIDVGIPLDEMDAATQSIAFAQASNATIFVAPQVGDNLGVGIEIGSVLEDILSTAGMQGPAADATPPRRARRVMVATEPSVRSAMLGAVHARWDASVRTFTDAADCCRLCAQFCTHIQNGELYGSLDRLD from the coding sequence ATGCGGCAACGGATTATCGACAATCTCCCCCGTGTCGCCGGTGATTCAGATGCGCTCGCTCCAGTCCGGCGGGAACAGTTTCTCGTCTATCTGATGGGCCCATATCGGACATTCGACGTCGACGCGCTGCTGCCGGCGGACGCCGATGTCGAAACCGATGCCCCATCGTTTGCGACGTGGGACGATACAAGCGGCGAGTACGCCGAAGACGAGGTGTTGCGGCTCCTGCAGGAGACGCGGGACTGCCTCCGCGCCCGCGGGTTTAATGCCTTTCTCGCAATCGACGTCGGGATTCCGCTCGACGAGATGGATGCCGCCACACAGAGTATCGCCTTTGCGCAAGCGAGTAATGCAACCATCTTCGTCGCTCCACAGGTCGGCGACAACCTCGGTGTCGGGATCGAGATCGGGAGCGTCCTCGAGGATATTCTGTCGACAGCTGGAATGCAGGGGCCGGCGGCCGATGCAACGCCACCTAGGCGTGCGCGACGGGTTATGGTCGCGACCGAACCATCGGTTCGAAGTGCGATGCTTGGCGCCGTCCACGCGCGCTGGGACGCCAGTGTCCGGACGTTCACCGACGCCGCGGACTGCTGTCGGCTCTGCGCACAGTTCTGTACCCACATTCAGAACGGGGAGCTCTATGGCTCGCTCGACCGTCTGGACTGA
- a CDS encoding RNA-guided endonuclease InsQ/TnpB family protein, producing the protein MKRTNTFAVRPLSNDGEQVLRDLLDASAALWNEINYQRLMRYNDEDGFEGDVWDVDTGRLEGKYKDVLGASTAQTVRRANTEAWRGFFENKNAYHDDSNTSVTQHPDPPGFRGNQDDGRVLKGVVRKDAYTADWGERSRLEMVVGEELRDTHNSPKSRLRLEIVGAPNWPDYEDQSRLELWYDETDSTFRASQPVTVTDARETPLADEKAALDIGANNLVACTTTTDEQYLYEGRELFQRFRDTAREIARLQSKLPEGRYSSERIRRLYRKRTHRRDHAQEALCRDLLEQLYAEGVDTVYIGGLTDVLETHWSVETNAKTHNFWAFKRFTGRLACTAEEYGISVKVRSEAWTSQECPQCGSTGRTTRHQDTLTCQCGFEGHADLTASETFLRRHTEQAVRPMARPVRFEWDDHEWSEPPRFPTRESPKEQRTDPSTVDRDGNVASGDSQAV; encoded by the coding sequence ATGAAGCGTACCAACACGTTCGCCGTGCGACCACTCTCTAACGATGGTGAGCAGGTGCTACGGGACCTGTTGGACGCTTCCGCCGCTCTCTGGAACGAGATCAACTACCAGCGCCTCATGCGGTACAACGACGAAGACGGCTTTGAGGGCGACGTGTGGGACGTCGATACAGGCCGCCTCGAAGGCAAATATAAAGATGTTCTCGGCGCGTCCACCGCCCAAACCGTCCGGCGAGCAAACACCGAAGCGTGGCGCGGGTTCTTCGAGAACAAAAATGCGTATCACGACGACTCGAACACGTCGGTTACGCAACACCCGGACCCGCCGGGATTCCGTGGCAACCAAGACGACGGACGTGTCCTCAAAGGCGTCGTCCGAAAGGACGCATACACTGCCGACTGGGGCGAGCGGTCCCGGCTTGAGATGGTTGTCGGTGAAGAGCTGAGAGATACTCACAACAGTCCGAAAAGCCGTCTCCGGCTGGAAATCGTTGGCGCCCCGAACTGGCCTGACTACGAAGACCAGAGCCGGTTAGAATTATGGTATGACGAGACAGACAGCACCTTCCGAGCTTCGCAACCCGTGACTGTTACAGATGCACGGGAGACTCCACTGGCCGATGAGAAGGCCGCTCTGGACATTGGTGCAAACAATCTCGTTGCCTGTACCACGACGACCGACGAGCAATACCTGTACGAAGGCCGCGAGTTGTTCCAGCGGTTCCGTGACACGGCACGGGAAATCGCCAGGTTACAGTCCAAGCTACCGGAAGGCCGATACAGTAGCGAGCGCATCCGACGACTGTACCGGAAGCGAACTCATCGCCGCGACCATGCACAAGAAGCACTGTGTCGTGACCTGCTTGAACAGCTGTACGCCGAGGGCGTAGATACAGTGTATATCGGCGGGTTGACCGACGTACTCGAAACGCACTGGTCGGTCGAAACCAACGCTAAGACCCACAATTTCTGGGCATTCAAGCGATTCACCGGACGATTGGCGTGTACCGCCGAGGAATACGGTATCTCGGTCAAGGTTCGATCGGAAGCATGGACCAGTCAAGAGTGCCCTCAGTGCGGTTCGACAGGCAGAACAACACGGCATCAAGACACGCTCACCTGTCAGTGTGGGTTCGAAGGCCACGCTGACCTTACCGCGTCAGAAACGTTCTTGAGACGGCACACAGAGCAGGCGGTCAGGCCGATGGCACGGCCCGTGCGGTTCGAGTGGGACGACCACGAATGGTCAGAGCCACCACGCTTTCCCACGAGGGAAAGTCCCAAAGAACAGCGCACAGACCCGAGTACCGTCGACCGTGACGGGAATGTTGCCTCCGGGGACTCTCAGGCAGTTTGA